A region of Anguilla rostrata isolate EN2019 chromosome 10, ASM1855537v3, whole genome shotgun sequence DNA encodes the following proteins:
- the LOC135233170 gene encoding zinc finger FYVE domain-containing protein 16-like isoform X7, giving the protein MDSFFRAAVCELDKLLDDFEQNEEEPGRAAAEGSSCSPASSEPSECHFAPLGLPEGFPPIVVGLESLGESGRTASPSKSEVPVPLQSRAEEAVLQNGGSLSCDFTASRTAGGVPDLAEEAGGGNPGGEDLELPRGTQLDHQGAPLRDDVGILPTFYPPVSVVDPAEIEEAGVMDEDGFCLARDAFPPVFQVQRTFSVDDAVSHLTCRGSVSDHYRGIARPLSGSLPPVASLYCVISAPSSPRSPSRPRTVRPEPPPHVPDDILLQNERAPVPVTDEELDAFLLGQAEKEGGSAGRTPEKRVDKGFSETNGSPEEGPDPPPGYEGEGEENTEPRGSIGRDADLKPSPTVIDDEDSHFSPTLDQSLCEADLARGGIQEEAIDGAPHCPDLAAGRRLHCGAKRDKRQRFGQSPSTLEAEENSKNTHALPTGEISANHIHAPPPAPAVGEGVPSLPAVGSGRARRKTYENSSGCDQLSEAPPSPSPCRREDSAPPVGERRGRRSLGATQPSWVPDSDAPSCMNCLQRFTFTKRRHHCRACGKVSACARPAGSQPDCGSTEGPLKVVQLNASVYCGVCCNRKCRLRYLERNARVCTVCYEAIHKESASARTLLLSGPLLDEGEYSQERTMSPRGPSPNPNAPSEYCSTVPPLQQARTSGTLSSAPPTVMVPVSVLKHPGNEGPPSALPREQRRVWFADGLLPNGEVADTTRLSAGGNKRSSVDSSSVTTEPPVVKGTLDPQAKDPQENGPAEGQGAEERPPVPGPWDYSLLCRVAGCVERNSSLLPEEEEGLPPLLIITEEELGGDVLTQERPSPSQILRLLEEGGPQPLTFVLNVNLLVNVKLVTYCERKCWFFGSNGLRGAGQQELVFLIQKLPEEGAVPRDIFSLYIRIYQDAQRGRFVEDLGSLTPEDSFLGSGEHGGFLFFSPTHQPLGGLSLPPPPFLCGVLVLRPEVPWAKVFPLRLLLRLGAEYSVYPSALVSVRSRKAVYRETGHTIMNLLADLRNFQYSLPVVEGLQVHMEMGNSYILIPKARFTQMMKVVNSSNEHVISVGASFSREADSHLVCFQNEDGNYQTQANGILGKTRTVTGASFVVFNGALKASSGFMARSSIVEDGLMVQMFLFSNRWTDGSDVSVLKQTD; this is encoded by the exons ATGGACAGCTTCTTCAGGGCTGCCGTGTGTGAGCTGGACAAGCTGCTCGACGACTTTGAGCAGAACGAAG AGGAGCCTGGACGTGCTGCAGCTGAAGGGTCATCCTGTTCCCCCGCCTCCTCGGAACCTTCCGAATGCCATTTCGCACCCCTCGGTCTGCCTGAGGGCTTTCCGCCCATCGTCGTCGGGCTCGAGAGCCTTGGCGAATCTGGGCGGACGGCTTCACCAAGCAAATCGGAAGTCCCCGTTCCCCTTCAGAGCAGGGCAGAGGAGGCCGTGCTCCAAAATGGCGGGTCGCTGAGTTGTGATTTTACAGCGAGCCGCACCGCCGGCGGAGTGCCTGACCTCGCCGAGGAGGCCGGAGGCGGAAACCCTGGCGGAGAAGACTTGGAGCTGCCCCGTGGCACGCAGTtagaccaccagggggcaccgTTGCGGGACGACGTGGGCATTCTCCCCACATTCTACCCTCCTGTGTCTGTTGTTGACCCTGCAGAGATTGAAGAGGCGGGGGTCATGGATGAAGACGGCTTCTGTTTGGCAAGAGATGCCTTTCCCCCCGTGTTTCAGGTGCAGAGGACGTTTTCAGTAGATGATGCGGTGAGCCATTTGACCTGTAGGGGGAGTGTTTCTGACCATTATAGAGGAATAGCCAGGCCACTTTCTGGGAGTCTTCCTCCAGTGGCATCCTTGTACTGTGTCATCTCGGCCCCCTCGTCCCCTCGATCTCCGTCCCGCCCTCGCACCGTGCGCCCCGAACCCCCACCACACGTCCCGGACGACATCCTGCTGCAGAACGAGCGAGCACCCGTGCCGGTCACAGATGAAGAGCTGGACGCCTTCCTGCTGGGGCAGGCGGAGAAAGAGGGCGGGAGCGCGGGGCGGACCCCGGAGAAACGCGTGGACAAGGGCTTCTCCGAGACGAACGGAAGCCCGGAGGAAGGCCCCGACCCCCCACCGGGGTACGAGGGAGAGGGCGAGGAGAACACGGAGCCCAGGGGCTCCATTGGACGCGACGCTGACCTGAAGCCTTCACCTACAGTGATAGATGATGAGGACTCCCACTTCTCTCCGACTCTGGACCAGAGCCTGTGTGAGGCCGATCTGGCCAGGGGGGGTATCCAGGAGGAGGCGATCGACGGCGCCCCTCACTGCCCCGACCTTGCTGCTGGCCGGCGCCTCCATTGTGGAGCGAAAAGGGACAAACGGCAGCGGTTTGGCCAGAGTCCCAGCACCCTGGAGGCTGAGGAAAACAGCAAGAATACACATGCTCTGCCCACTGGAGaaatctcagccaatcacatccatgctcctcccccagcccctgcTGTGGGCGAAGGTGTCCCTAGCCTGCCTGCGGTGGGGTCCGGCCGTGCTCGTCGAAAGACGTACGAGAACAGCTCTGGTTGCGACCAGCTCtctgaagccccgccctccccctccccctgcaggcggGAGGACTCCGCCCCTCCGGTCGGGGAGCGGAGAGGGCGCCGCAGTCTGGGGGCGACGCAGCCCTCCTGGGTGCCCGACTCGGACGCCCCCAGCTGCATGAACTGCCTGCAGCGCTTCACCTTCACCAAGAGGAGGCACCACTGCAGGGCGTGCGGCAAGGTGAGCGCGTGCGCACGGCCTGCTGGGTCCCAGCCCGACTGCGGATCCACTGAAGGTCCACTGAAGGTCGTTCAACTCAACGCCTCT GTGTACTGCGGAGTGTGCTGCAACAGGAAGTGCCGGCTGAGGTATCTGGAGAGGAACGCCAGGGTGTGCACCGTCTGCTACGAAGCCATTCACAAAG AAAGTGCATCTGCTCGAACCCTGCTTCTAAGTGGACCGTTACTGGATGAGGGGGAATACAGTCAAG AGAGGACTATGAGCCCCAGGGGTCCCAGCCCCAACCCCAACGCCCCGTCCGAGTACTGCTCCACCGTACCACCCCTGCAGCAGGCCCGCACCTCCGGGACCCTCAGCTCTGCTCCGCCCACTGTCATGGTGCCCGTCTCCGTACTCAAGCACCCCGGCAACGAGG GTCCCCCCTCAGCGTTACCTCGAGAGCAGCGGCGCGTGTGGTTTGCTGACGGGCTTCTGCCGAACGGGGAGGTCGCGGACACCACCAGGCTCTCCGCAGGGGGCAACAAGAGGAGTTCCGTGGACTCCAGCTCTGTCACAACAGAGCCCCCGGTG GTGAAGGGAACATTGGACCCACAGGCGAAGGACCCGCAGGAGAACGGGCCCGCGGAGGGCCAGGGAGCAGAAGAGCGCCCCCCAGTGCCAGGGCCCTGGGACTACAGCCTGCTGTGTAGAGTGGCTGGCTGTGTGGAGAGAAACAGCAGCCTTctgccagaggaggaggagggtctACCCCCCCTGCTCATCATCACTGAGGAGGAACTtggaggag ATGTGTTGACACAAGagcgcccctcccccagccagaTCCTGCGACTCCTGGAAGAAGGGGGGCCACAACCTTTGACCTTTGTACTCAACGTCAACCTGCTCGTCAACGTAAAGCTGGTCACCT ACTGTGAAAGGAAGTGCTGGTTCTTCGGCTCCAATGGGctccggggggcggggcagcaggaGCTGGTTTTCCTCATCCAGAAGCTGCCAGAAGAGGGCGCTGTCCCCAGAGACATCTTCAGCCTCTACATCAGGATATACCAGGATGCCCAGAGAG GGAGGTTTGTGGAGGACCTGGGCAGCCTGACGCCGGAGGACAGCTTTCTGGGCAGCGGGGAGCACGGCGGGTTCCTGTTCTTCTCTCCCACCCACCAGCCCCTGGGGGGCCTCTctcttcccccgccccccttcctgtGCGGGGTTCTGGTCCTCAGACCGGAGGTGCCCTGGGCCAAAGTGTTCCCCCTGCGCCTGTTGCTCCGGCTCGGAGCCGAGTACAGCG TCTATCCCAGCGCGCTGGTGAGCGTGAGGTCCCGCAAGGCCGTGTACAGGGAGACGGGGCACACCATCATGAACCTGCTCGCT GACCTCAGGAACTTCCAGTACAGCCTGCCCGTGGTGGAGGGTCTGCAGGTGCACATGGAGATGGGAAACAGCTACATCCTCATTCCCAAAGCCAGATTTACTCAG ATGATGAAAGTGGTGAATTCGTCCAATGAGCACGTGATCAGTGTGGGCGCCAGTTTCAGCCGGGAGGCTGACTCCCACCTGGTCTGCTTCCAGAACGAGGACGGGAACTACCAGACCCAGGCCaacggcattctgggaaagacCCGGACCG TGACGGGGGCCAGCTTTGTGGTGTTCAATGGAGCTCTGAAAGCCTCTTCGGGTTTCATGGCCAGGTCCAGCATTGTTGAAG ACGGACTGATGGTACAGATGTTTCTGTTCTCAAACAGATGGACTGATGGTTCAGATGTTTCTGTTCTCAAACAGACGGACTGA
- the LOC135233170 gene encoding zinc finger FYVE domain-containing protein 16-like isoform X4, with the protein MDSFFRAAVCELDKLLDDFEQNEEEPGRAAAEGSSCSPASSEPSECHFAPLGLPEGFPPIVVGLESLGESGRTASPSKSEVPVPLQSRAEEAVLQNGGSLSCDFTASRTAGGVPDLAEEAGGGNPGGEDLELPRGTQLDHQGAPLRDDVGILPTFYPPVSVVDPAEIEEAGVMDEDGFCLARDAFPPVFQVQRTFSVDDAVSHLTCRGSVSDHYRGIARPLSGSLPPVASLYCVISAPSSPRSPSRPRTVRPEPPPHVPDDILLQNERAPVPVTDEELDAFLLGQAEKEGGSAGRTPEKRVDKGFSETNGSPEEGPDPPPGYEGEGEENTEPRGSIGRDADLKPSPTVIDDEDSHFSPTLDQSLCEADLARGGIQEEAIDGAPHCPDLAAGRRLHCGAKRDKRQRFGQSPSTLEAEENSKNTHALPTGEISANHIHAPPPAPAVGEGVPSLPAVGSGRARRKTYENSSGCDQLSEAPPSPSPCRREDSAPPVGERRGRRSLGATQPSWVPDSDAPSCMNCLQRFTFTKRRHHCRACGKVSACARPAGSQPDCGSTEGPLKVVQLNASVYCGVCCNRKCRLRYLERNARVCTVCYEAIHKESASARTLLLSGPLLDEGEYSQERTMSPRGPSPNPNAPSEYCSTVPPLQQARTSGTLSSAPPTVMVPVSVLKHPGNEGPPSALPREQRRVWFADGLLPNGEVADTTRLSAGGNKRSSVDSSSVTTEPPVVKGTLDPQAKDPQENGPAEGQGAEERPPVPGPWDYSLLCRVAGCVERNSSLLPEEEEGLPPLLIITEEELGGDVLTQERPSPSQILRLLEEGGPQPLTFVLNVNLLVNVKLVTYCERKCWFFGSNGLRGAGQQELVFLIQKLPEEGAVPRDIFSLYIRIYQDAQRGRFVEDLGSLTPEDSFLGSGEHGGFLFFSPTHQPLGGLSLPPPPFLCGVLVLRPEVPWAKVFPLRLLLRLGAEYSVYPSALVSVRSRKAVYRETGHTIMNLLADLRNFQYSLPVVEGLQVHMEMGNSYILIPKARFTQMMKVVNSSNEHVISVGASFSREADSHLVCFQNEDGNYQTQANGILGKTRTVTGASFVVFNGALKASSGFMARSSIVEDGLMVQITPDTIEGLRQALQEQRDFQIPCGRADSVGTRENINVRWVDRMPLTNVGVTSPVDGRSLDEALRVLMEHDTEFQRDGKAIKCTEVFYLPKAPGCPVSAVPLPLGRLQQEIARATCAALCPNLTVLKDQGINCLGLRVSSDTDMVTRATCVCPSHCLCLVWLM; encoded by the exons ATGGACAGCTTCTTCAGGGCTGCCGTGTGTGAGCTGGACAAGCTGCTCGACGACTTTGAGCAGAACGAAG AGGAGCCTGGACGTGCTGCAGCTGAAGGGTCATCCTGTTCCCCCGCCTCCTCGGAACCTTCCGAATGCCATTTCGCACCCCTCGGTCTGCCTGAGGGCTTTCCGCCCATCGTCGTCGGGCTCGAGAGCCTTGGCGAATCTGGGCGGACGGCTTCACCAAGCAAATCGGAAGTCCCCGTTCCCCTTCAGAGCAGGGCAGAGGAGGCCGTGCTCCAAAATGGCGGGTCGCTGAGTTGTGATTTTACAGCGAGCCGCACCGCCGGCGGAGTGCCTGACCTCGCCGAGGAGGCCGGAGGCGGAAACCCTGGCGGAGAAGACTTGGAGCTGCCCCGTGGCACGCAGTtagaccaccagggggcaccgTTGCGGGACGACGTGGGCATTCTCCCCACATTCTACCCTCCTGTGTCTGTTGTTGACCCTGCAGAGATTGAAGAGGCGGGGGTCATGGATGAAGACGGCTTCTGTTTGGCAAGAGATGCCTTTCCCCCCGTGTTTCAGGTGCAGAGGACGTTTTCAGTAGATGATGCGGTGAGCCATTTGACCTGTAGGGGGAGTGTTTCTGACCATTATAGAGGAATAGCCAGGCCACTTTCTGGGAGTCTTCCTCCAGTGGCATCCTTGTACTGTGTCATCTCGGCCCCCTCGTCCCCTCGATCTCCGTCCCGCCCTCGCACCGTGCGCCCCGAACCCCCACCACACGTCCCGGACGACATCCTGCTGCAGAACGAGCGAGCACCCGTGCCGGTCACAGATGAAGAGCTGGACGCCTTCCTGCTGGGGCAGGCGGAGAAAGAGGGCGGGAGCGCGGGGCGGACCCCGGAGAAACGCGTGGACAAGGGCTTCTCCGAGACGAACGGAAGCCCGGAGGAAGGCCCCGACCCCCCACCGGGGTACGAGGGAGAGGGCGAGGAGAACACGGAGCCCAGGGGCTCCATTGGACGCGACGCTGACCTGAAGCCTTCACCTACAGTGATAGATGATGAGGACTCCCACTTCTCTCCGACTCTGGACCAGAGCCTGTGTGAGGCCGATCTGGCCAGGGGGGGTATCCAGGAGGAGGCGATCGACGGCGCCCCTCACTGCCCCGACCTTGCTGCTGGCCGGCGCCTCCATTGTGGAGCGAAAAGGGACAAACGGCAGCGGTTTGGCCAGAGTCCCAGCACCCTGGAGGCTGAGGAAAACAGCAAGAATACACATGCTCTGCCCACTGGAGaaatctcagccaatcacatccatgctcctcccccagcccctgcTGTGGGCGAAGGTGTCCCTAGCCTGCCTGCGGTGGGGTCCGGCCGTGCTCGTCGAAAGACGTACGAGAACAGCTCTGGTTGCGACCAGCTCtctgaagccccgccctccccctccccctgcaggcggGAGGACTCCGCCCCTCCGGTCGGGGAGCGGAGAGGGCGCCGCAGTCTGGGGGCGACGCAGCCCTCCTGGGTGCCCGACTCGGACGCCCCCAGCTGCATGAACTGCCTGCAGCGCTTCACCTTCACCAAGAGGAGGCACCACTGCAGGGCGTGCGGCAAGGTGAGCGCGTGCGCACGGCCTGCTGGGTCCCAGCCCGACTGCGGATCCACTGAAGGTCCACTGAAGGTCGTTCAACTCAACGCCTCT GTGTACTGCGGAGTGTGCTGCAACAGGAAGTGCCGGCTGAGGTATCTGGAGAGGAACGCCAGGGTGTGCACCGTCTGCTACGAAGCCATTCACAAAG AAAGTGCATCTGCTCGAACCCTGCTTCTAAGTGGACCGTTACTGGATGAGGGGGAATACAGTCAAG AGAGGACTATGAGCCCCAGGGGTCCCAGCCCCAACCCCAACGCCCCGTCCGAGTACTGCTCCACCGTACCACCCCTGCAGCAGGCCCGCACCTCCGGGACCCTCAGCTCTGCTCCGCCCACTGTCATGGTGCCCGTCTCCGTACTCAAGCACCCCGGCAACGAGG GTCCCCCCTCAGCGTTACCTCGAGAGCAGCGGCGCGTGTGGTTTGCTGACGGGCTTCTGCCGAACGGGGAGGTCGCGGACACCACCAGGCTCTCCGCAGGGGGCAACAAGAGGAGTTCCGTGGACTCCAGCTCTGTCACAACAGAGCCCCCGGTG GTGAAGGGAACATTGGACCCACAGGCGAAGGACCCGCAGGAGAACGGGCCCGCGGAGGGCCAGGGAGCAGAAGAGCGCCCCCCAGTGCCAGGGCCCTGGGACTACAGCCTGCTGTGTAGAGTGGCTGGCTGTGTGGAGAGAAACAGCAGCCTTctgccagaggaggaggagggtctACCCCCCCTGCTCATCATCACTGAGGAGGAACTtggaggag ATGTGTTGACACAAGagcgcccctcccccagccagaTCCTGCGACTCCTGGAAGAAGGGGGGCCACAACCTTTGACCTTTGTACTCAACGTCAACCTGCTCGTCAACGTAAAGCTGGTCACCT ACTGTGAAAGGAAGTGCTGGTTCTTCGGCTCCAATGGGctccggggggcggggcagcaggaGCTGGTTTTCCTCATCCAGAAGCTGCCAGAAGAGGGCGCTGTCCCCAGAGACATCTTCAGCCTCTACATCAGGATATACCAGGATGCCCAGAGAG GGAGGTTTGTGGAGGACCTGGGCAGCCTGACGCCGGAGGACAGCTTTCTGGGCAGCGGGGAGCACGGCGGGTTCCTGTTCTTCTCTCCCACCCACCAGCCCCTGGGGGGCCTCTctcttcccccgccccccttcctgtGCGGGGTTCTGGTCCTCAGACCGGAGGTGCCCTGGGCCAAAGTGTTCCCCCTGCGCCTGTTGCTCCGGCTCGGAGCCGAGTACAGCG TCTATCCCAGCGCGCTGGTGAGCGTGAGGTCCCGCAAGGCCGTGTACAGGGAGACGGGGCACACCATCATGAACCTGCTCGCT GACCTCAGGAACTTCCAGTACAGCCTGCCCGTGGTGGAGGGTCTGCAGGTGCACATGGAGATGGGAAACAGCTACATCCTCATTCCCAAAGCCAGATTTACTCAG ATGATGAAAGTGGTGAATTCGTCCAATGAGCACGTGATCAGTGTGGGCGCCAGTTTCAGCCGGGAGGCTGACTCCCACCTGGTCTGCTTCCAGAACGAGGACGGGAACTACCAGACCCAGGCCaacggcattctgggaaagacCCGGACCG TGACGGGGGCCAGCTTTGTGGTGTTCAATGGAGCTCTGAAAGCCTCTTCGGGTTTCATGGCCAGGTCCAGCATTGTTGAAG ACGGACTGATGGTTCAGATCACGCCCGACACTATTGAAGGCTTGCGCcaggccctgcaggagcagagagacttCCAGATCCCCTGTGGGAGGGCCGACTCCGTGGGGACGCGGGAGAACATCAATGTGCGCTGGGTGGACCGTATGCCTCTCACTAATGTGGG AGTGACCAGTCCTGTGGACGGCAGGTCACTGGACGAGGCCCTGAGGGTCCTCATGGAGCATGACACGGAGTTCCAGAGGGACGGCAAGGCCATAAAGTgcactgag gtGTTCTACCTCCCAAAGGCCCCGGGCTGCCCTGTCTCGGCTGTGCCGTTGCCGCTCGGCCGTTTGCAGCAGGAAATCGCCAGGGCAACCTGCGCAGCCCTGTGCCCCAACCTCACCGTGCTAAAGGACCAGGGCATCAACTGCCTGGGCCTCCGCGTCTCATCTGACACAGACATGGTAACCAGGGCAACGTGTGTCTGTCCATCCCACTGTCTGTGTCTGGTATGGCTTATGTAG
- the LOC135233170 gene encoding zinc finger FYVE domain-containing protein 16-like isoform X5, whose protein sequence is MDSFFRAAVCELDKLLDDFEQNEEEPGRAAAEGSSCSPASSEPSECHFAPLGLPEGFPPIVVGLESLGESGRTASPSKSEVPVPLQSRAEEAVLQNGGSLSCDFTASRTAGGVPDLAEEAGGGNPGGEDLELPRGTQLDHQGAPLRDDVGILPTFYPPVSVVDPAEIEEAGVMDEDGFCLARDAFPPVFQVQRTFSVDDAVSHLTCRGSVSDHYRGIARPLSGSLPPVASLYCVISAPSSPRSPSRPRTVRPEPPPHVPDDILLQNERAPVPVTDEELDAFLLGQAEKEGGSAGRTPEKRVDKGFSETNGSPEEGPDPPPGYEGEGEENTEPRGSIGRDADLKPSPTVIDDEDSHFSPTLDQSLCEADLARGGIQEEAIDGAPHCPDLAAGRRLHCGAKRDKRQRFGQSPSTLEAEENSKNTHALPTGEISANHIHAPPPAPAVGEGVPSLPAVGSGRARRKTYENSSGCDQLSEAPPSPSPCRREDSAPPVGERRGRRSLGATQPSWVPDSDAPSCMNCLQRFTFTKRRHHCRACGKVYCGVCCNRKCRLRYLERNARVCTVCYEAIHKERTMSPRGPSPNPNAPSEYCSTVPPLQQARTSGTLSSAPPTVMVPVSVLKHPGNEGPPSALPREQRRVWFADGLLPNGEVADTTRLSAGGNKRSSVDSSSVTTEPPVVKGTLDPQAKDPQENGPAEGQGAEERPPVPGPWDYSLLCRVAGCVERNSSLLPEEEEGLPPLLIITEEELGGDVLTQERPSPSQILRLLEEGGPQPLTFVLNVNLLVNVKLVTYCERKCWFFGSNGLRGAGQQELVFLIQKLPEEGAVPRDIFSLYIRIYQDAQRGRFVEDLGSLTPEDSFLGSGEHGGFLFFSPTHQPLGGLSLPPPPFLCGVLVLRPEVPWAKVFPLRLLLRLGAEYSVYPSALVSVRSRKAVYRETGHTIMNLLADLRNFQYSLPVVEGLQVHMEMGNSYILIPKARFTQMMKVVNSSNEHVISVGASFSREADSHLVCFQNEDGNYQTQANGILGKTRTVTGASFVVFNGALKASSGFMARSSIVEDGLMVQITPDTIEGLRQALQEQRDFQIPCGRADSVGTRENINVRWVDRMPLTNVGVTSPVDGRSLDEALRVLMEHDTEFQRDGKAIKCTEVFYLPKAPGCPVSAVPLPLGRLQQEIARATCAALCPNLTVLKDQGINCLGLRVSSDTDMVEYQAGSAGRVLPQRYMNDLDGALIPVIHGGASSIPPQPADMELLFYVTETI, encoded by the exons ATGGACAGCTTCTTCAGGGCTGCCGTGTGTGAGCTGGACAAGCTGCTCGACGACTTTGAGCAGAACGAAG AGGAGCCTGGACGTGCTGCAGCTGAAGGGTCATCCTGTTCCCCCGCCTCCTCGGAACCTTCCGAATGCCATTTCGCACCCCTCGGTCTGCCTGAGGGCTTTCCGCCCATCGTCGTCGGGCTCGAGAGCCTTGGCGAATCTGGGCGGACGGCTTCACCAAGCAAATCGGAAGTCCCCGTTCCCCTTCAGAGCAGGGCAGAGGAGGCCGTGCTCCAAAATGGCGGGTCGCTGAGTTGTGATTTTACAGCGAGCCGCACCGCCGGCGGAGTGCCTGACCTCGCCGAGGAGGCCGGAGGCGGAAACCCTGGCGGAGAAGACTTGGAGCTGCCCCGTGGCACGCAGTtagaccaccagggggcaccgTTGCGGGACGACGTGGGCATTCTCCCCACATTCTACCCTCCTGTGTCTGTTGTTGACCCTGCAGAGATTGAAGAGGCGGGGGTCATGGATGAAGACGGCTTCTGTTTGGCAAGAGATGCCTTTCCCCCCGTGTTTCAGGTGCAGAGGACGTTTTCAGTAGATGATGCGGTGAGCCATTTGACCTGTAGGGGGAGTGTTTCTGACCATTATAGAGGAATAGCCAGGCCACTTTCTGGGAGTCTTCCTCCAGTGGCATCCTTGTACTGTGTCATCTCGGCCCCCTCGTCCCCTCGATCTCCGTCCCGCCCTCGCACCGTGCGCCCCGAACCCCCACCACACGTCCCGGACGACATCCTGCTGCAGAACGAGCGAGCACCCGTGCCGGTCACAGATGAAGAGCTGGACGCCTTCCTGCTGGGGCAGGCGGAGAAAGAGGGCGGGAGCGCGGGGCGGACCCCGGAGAAACGCGTGGACAAGGGCTTCTCCGAGACGAACGGAAGCCCGGAGGAAGGCCCCGACCCCCCACCGGGGTACGAGGGAGAGGGCGAGGAGAACACGGAGCCCAGGGGCTCCATTGGACGCGACGCTGACCTGAAGCCTTCACCTACAGTGATAGATGATGAGGACTCCCACTTCTCTCCGACTCTGGACCAGAGCCTGTGTGAGGCCGATCTGGCCAGGGGGGGTATCCAGGAGGAGGCGATCGACGGCGCCCCTCACTGCCCCGACCTTGCTGCTGGCCGGCGCCTCCATTGTGGAGCGAAAAGGGACAAACGGCAGCGGTTTGGCCAGAGTCCCAGCACCCTGGAGGCTGAGGAAAACAGCAAGAATACACATGCTCTGCCCACTGGAGaaatctcagccaatcacatccatgctcctcccccagcccctgcTGTGGGCGAAGGTGTCCCTAGCCTGCCTGCGGTGGGGTCCGGCCGTGCTCGTCGAAAGACGTACGAGAACAGCTCTGGTTGCGACCAGCTCtctgaagccccgccctccccctccccctgcaggcggGAGGACTCCGCCCCTCCGGTCGGGGAGCGGAGAGGGCGCCGCAGTCTGGGGGCGACGCAGCCCTCCTGGGTGCCCGACTCGGACGCCCCCAGCTGCATGAACTGCCTGCAGCGCTTCACCTTCACCAAGAGGAGGCACCACTGCAGGGCGTGCGGCAAG GTGTACTGCGGAGTGTGCTGCAACAGGAAGTGCCGGCTGAGGTATCTGGAGAGGAACGCCAGGGTGTGCACCGTCTGCTACGAAGCCATTCACAAAG AGAGGACTATGAGCCCCAGGGGTCCCAGCCCCAACCCCAACGCCCCGTCCGAGTACTGCTCCACCGTACCACCCCTGCAGCAGGCCCGCACCTCCGGGACCCTCAGCTCTGCTCCGCCCACTGTCATGGTGCCCGTCTCCGTACTCAAGCACCCCGGCAACGAGG GTCCCCCCTCAGCGTTACCTCGAGAGCAGCGGCGCGTGTGGTTTGCTGACGGGCTTCTGCCGAACGGGGAGGTCGCGGACACCACCAGGCTCTCCGCAGGGGGCAACAAGAGGAGTTCCGTGGACTCCAGCTCTGTCACAACAGAGCCCCCGGTG GTGAAGGGAACATTGGACCCACAGGCGAAGGACCCGCAGGAGAACGGGCCCGCGGAGGGCCAGGGAGCAGAAGAGCGCCCCCCAGTGCCAGGGCCCTGGGACTACAGCCTGCTGTGTAGAGTGGCTGGCTGTGTGGAGAGAAACAGCAGCCTTctgccagaggaggaggagggtctACCCCCCCTGCTCATCATCACTGAGGAGGAACTtggaggag ATGTGTTGACACAAGagcgcccctcccccagccagaTCCTGCGACTCCTGGAAGAAGGGGGGCCACAACCTTTGACCTTTGTACTCAACGTCAACCTGCTCGTCAACGTAAAGCTGGTCACCT ACTGTGAAAGGAAGTGCTGGTTCTTCGGCTCCAATGGGctccggggggcggggcagcaggaGCTGGTTTTCCTCATCCAGAAGCTGCCAGAAGAGGGCGCTGTCCCCAGAGACATCTTCAGCCTCTACATCAGGATATACCAGGATGCCCAGAGAG GGAGGTTTGTGGAGGACCTGGGCAGCCTGACGCCGGAGGACAGCTTTCTGGGCAGCGGGGAGCACGGCGGGTTCCTGTTCTTCTCTCCCACCCACCAGCCCCTGGGGGGCCTCTctcttcccccgccccccttcctgtGCGGGGTTCTGGTCCTCAGACCGGAGGTGCCCTGGGCCAAAGTGTTCCCCCTGCGCCTGTTGCTCCGGCTCGGAGCCGAGTACAGCG TCTATCCCAGCGCGCTGGTGAGCGTGAGGTCCCGCAAGGCCGTGTACAGGGAGACGGGGCACACCATCATGAACCTGCTCGCT GACCTCAGGAACTTCCAGTACAGCCTGCCCGTGGTGGAGGGTCTGCAGGTGCACATGGAGATGGGAAACAGCTACATCCTCATTCCCAAAGCCAGATTTACTCAG ATGATGAAAGTGGTGAATTCGTCCAATGAGCACGTGATCAGTGTGGGCGCCAGTTTCAGCCGGGAGGCTGACTCCCACCTGGTCTGCTTCCAGAACGAGGACGGGAACTACCAGACCCAGGCCaacggcattctgggaaagacCCGGACCG TGACGGGGGCCAGCTTTGTGGTGTTCAATGGAGCTCTGAAAGCCTCTTCGGGTTTCATGGCCAGGTCCAGCATTGTTGAAG ACGGACTGATGGTTCAGATCACGCCCGACACTATTGAAGGCTTGCGCcaggccctgcaggagcagagagacttCCAGATCCCCTGTGGGAGGGCCGACTCCGTGGGGACGCGGGAGAACATCAATGTGCGCTGGGTGGACCGTATGCCTCTCACTAATGTGGG AGTGACCAGTCCTGTGGACGGCAGGTCACTGGACGAGGCCCTGAGGGTCCTCATGGAGCATGACACGGAGTTCCAGAGGGACGGCAAGGCCATAAAGTgcactgag gtGTTCTACCTCCCAAAGGCCCCGGGCTGCCCTGTCTCGGCTGTGCCGTTGCCGCTCGGCCGTTTGCAGCAGGAAATCGCCAGGGCAACCTGCGCAGCCCTGTGCCCCAACCTCACCGTGCTAAAGGACCAGGGCATCAACTGCCTGGGCCTCCGCGTCTCATCTGACACAGACATG GTGGAGTACCAGGCGGGCTCCGCAGGGCGTGTCCTGCCCCAGCGCTACATGAACGATCTGGACGGTGCCTTGATCCCGGTCATCCACGGCGGGGCCTCCAGCATCCCGCCCCAGCCCGCGGACATGGAGCTGCTCTTCTACGTCACCGAAACCATCTGA